The nucleotide window CGACTGGACCCACCCGTTCTCGGTGGAGCTGTAACCGTCGATCTGCTCGGCGAAGTACTGCACCATGTCGTTGCGCTCCGGCTCGCCGTGCACCAGCACGTCCAGCCCCGCCTCCTCCTGGAACCGGATGACTCCCTCGATGGCGTCCTGCATCTGTCGTTCGTAGGCCTCGTCGCTCAACTCGCCCCGTCGGTGGGCAGCGCGGGCGCGGCGGACCTCGCGGGTCTGGGGGAACGACCCGATCGTCGTCGTGGGGAACGTCGGAAGGCCGAGGATGCGCCGCTGACGCTCACGGCGGCTCGGGTAGTCACCGGCGCGCCGCTCGCTGCCCGTCAGCGAAGCCAACCGTTCGCGGACTCCCGCGTCGACCGTCCGAGGTGAGGTTCGGCGACTGCGCAGGGCCTCTTCGTTGGCGGCCAGCTCGGTTGCGATCGCCTCGACCCCGCGATCGAGGCCACGGGCCAGGAGGACCACCTCGCGTACCTTCTGCCGGGCGAAGGCGAGCCACGAGAGAATCTCGGCGTCGAGCCTCGTCTCGGCCTCGAGGTCGACCGGAACGTGCTGGAGCGAGCACGAGGTCGATACCACGACGTCGCCGGCCCGTTCCTGAAGCCGGCGCATGAGGTCGATGCTGGCGCCGAGGTCGTTGATCCACACGCCGCGGCCGTCGACGACACCGGCGAACAGCGTCTTGTCGCCGAGGCCACCACGCTCGCCGATGAGCTCGGCGTTGGCCGCGCCCCGGACGAAGTCGAGGCCGATGCCCTCGACCGGAAGCCCGCTCAGAACCGGGTACGCCCCACCGACGTCGCCGAAATAGGTCTTGACGACGATGCTCGGTCGCCCACTCACATCTGCCAGCCGGCGGTAGGCGCCCTGCAGCGCCCCGAGCTCGGCCGGCGACCGATCGCCCACGAGCACCGGCTCGTCCAGCTGGACCCACCGGGCGCCCTGGGCGCCGAGGCGAGCGAGAACCTGCCCGTACACCTCGACCAGCCGTTCGACCAGGGCCAGCCGATCGAGCTCACCGCCACCCGGAGATCTGGCCAGCACCGCCATGGTGAGCGGCCCGACGAGCACGGGCACCGTGTCGATGCCGAGGGCGACGGCCTCTCCGTGCTCGTCGAACGGCTTGCTGCTCGACAGTCCGATCTCGGTGTCGGTGGACAGCTCCGGGACGATGTAGTGGTAGTTCGAGTCGAACCACTTCGTCATCTCCGTGGCGATGGCGTCGACGCCCGCCGACTGCCGGCCACGGGCCATGGCGAAGTAGGTGTCGAGCTCCACGGCGCCTGCGGTGCGGCCGTAGCGGGGCGGCACCGCACCGACGAGGGCGATGGTGTCGAGGACCTGGTCGTAGAGCGAGAAGTCGTTCGAGGGAACCAGGTCGACGCCGGCGTCCCGCATGAAGAGCCAGTTGCGGCGCCGGATGTCCTGGGCCACCCGGCGCAGCTCATCCTCGCTCACCTCGCCGTTCCAGTAGCGCTCGGTGGCCACCTTCAGCTCGCGGTGGTCCCCGATGCGGGGGAACCCGGAGACGTTGGAGAGCATTACCGGCTCACCCTACCGGCGCGGGTCCGATACGGTGACCGGCGCATGTCACGCACCGGCGATCCGGGGCTGACCTGGCGGCCACCGGCCGTTCTGGACCACCCCGCTGTCCGGGCGGGGGCGTCGACCGTCGGCGCCGCGCTCGTCCTGGTGGCGGTCTTTCACTTCCTGCTCCCTCGTCAGGTGCCCTACGGGATCCTGCTCTACGGACTCGTGACGGGGTCGACGTACAGCCTGATCGCCATCGGCCTGATCCTCGTCTACCGGGCCAACCGGATCATCAACTTCGCCCTGGCCGAGATCGGTGTGTTCGGCGCCGTGCTGTTCGAGAACCTCATCAGGGCGTCGGGTTGGCCGTGGGCGGCGGCGCTGGTGGTGGGGGTCCTCACCGCCGCTGCGGCCGGGCTGGTCCTCGAGCTGGGTCTCGCACGGCGCTTCTTCACCTCGTCGCGACTCGTGCTGAGCGTGGCGACGATCGGCATGGCCCAGCTCCTCGCCTTCGGCGAGTACGCCGTAGGGCAGGCGTTCGCCGGAAGTCCCGCATCGGCGGGGCTGCGGACGCCGCTCTCCGACCTGCACTTCCGGGTCACCGGTGTGGTGTTCGACGGCAACACCGTGCTGCTGATTGCCGCCGTTCCCTTCGTGGCCGTTGCCCTCGGGGCGTTCCTTCGTCGAACCGACCTGGGCGTCGCCACGCGAGCCTCGGCCGAGAACACCGAGCGGGCAGCGCTGCTCGGTATCCCCGTGCGCCGGCTCGCCACGCTGGCGTGGGTCCTGGCCGCGCTCCTCGCCGGGCTGGCCACGGTGCTGCGCTCACCCGTGGTGGGCATCGTCTCCGGCAGCACCCTGCAAGGGCCGACCCTCTTGCTGCGGGCGCTGACCGTAGCCGTCCTGGCCCGCTTCGAGGACGTCCGCGTCGCCATCGTGGCCGGACTTGCGGTCGGCGCCATCGAGCAGGGCCTGTACTACGCCTACGGCGGGTCCACCGTCTCCGACGTGGTGTTCGTGGGCCTCATCATCGCGGCGCTGCTCCTGCAGGGCCGCCGGCGCGAGCGGTCGGAACATTCCCAGGCGACCAGCTGGGAGGCGATCGACAACGTGCGCCCCCTGGCCACCTGGCAGCGCCGGCTGCCCGCGGTGCGATGGGGGCGGCTCGCCGTATGGGCGGCGGTGGCCGCGGTCGTGGTGACCGTGCCAACAGCCCTGACCCCGAGCCGCGTGTTTCTCGCTTCCGATGTGCTCGTGTTCGCCATGGTGGCGGTGTCGTTGGTCGTGGTCACGGGCTGGAGCGGCCACATCAGCCTCGGCCAGTTCGGTCTGGTCGCCATCGGGGCGGCCGTGGCAGCCCGGCTCAGCGCCGACCTCCACTGGGACTTCCTGCTGGCCCTGGTCCTCGGCGGCGGTGCCGGTGCGGTGGTGTCGATGCTGCTCGGCGCGGCGGCGTTCCGGATCAGGGGCTTCCTGTTCGCCGTCACGAGCCTGGGCTTCGCCGTGGCGGTGGGGTCCTTCTTTCTCAACGCCCGGTTCTTCCCCTACCTGCTGCCCACCCATCGGCCCGAGCGACCAGTGCTGTTCGGCCGCTTCGACCTCAACGGCGAGCTGGCCTACTTCTACTTCAGCCTCGCCGTGCTGGTCCTGCTCGTCCTCGCTGCCGCGGTGCTCCGCCGCACCCGCACGGGGCGGGTACTCATCGCCATGCGGGACAACGACCGGGCCGCCCGCTCGTTCGGGATCAGCCGCGTCAGCAGTCAGCTGATGGCGTTCGCCGTGTCCGGCTTCGTGGCGGGTGTCGCGGGCGGGGTCCTCGCCGCCCACGATCACGCCGTCTCTGTGTCGGCGTTCTCGCCCGCGGCCAGCATCGCCGTCTTCTCGATGGCGGTCATCGGAGGCGTCGGCTCGCTCCTCGGAGCCGTGCTCGGTGCCGTGGTCGTGCGAGGGGCCACCCTCTCGCTCACGGCACAGTGGGCGCAGTTGGCCACCGGCCTGGGGCTGCTGCTCGTGCTCCTCGTGCTCCCTGGTGGCCTCGGCCGCGCCGTGTTCTCGGCACGCGACGCCCTGATCCGCCGTCTCGGGGGAGGACCAGCTCTTCATCCGCTGCCCGCGTTCGAGCGCGACGAGCCGCCGGAACCTCCTGCCGCCGCGCCAACCGTGACGGCGCCGCCGGCACCGACCAGCGGACGGCCGGTGCTGGTGTGCCGCAGCCTCGATGCGTCGTTCGGCCCCGTGCAGATCCTCTTCGGCGTCGACCTCGAGGTGGCCGAGGGCGAGATGCTCGCCCTCCTCGGGACCAACGGCGCGGGCAAGTCCACGCTGCTGCGGACTGTGGCCGGAGCCGTCCCCGTCACCGGCGGTGCGGTCGTCTTCCACGGCGAGGACATCACCCGAACCCCCCCTGAGCGCACCTCGGGCATGGGGATCGTCACCGTCCCGGGTGGCCGGGGCACGTTTCCCGGGCTGAGTGTGGCCGAGAACCTGCGCGTCGCCGGCTGGCTCCATCGGCGCGACCCGGACCACCTCACCCGCAGCCTGGCCCAGGCGCTGGAGCTCTTCCCCGTCTTGGCCGAGCGCCTGTCGCAGACCGCGGGCACGTTGTCAGGAGGCGAGCAGCAGATGCTCACCCTGGCCCAGGCCCTCATGGCCCGTCCGACGCTGTTGATGATCGACGAGCTGTCCCTGGGTCTGGCGCCGGCGGTAGTCGAACAGCTCGTCCAGACGCTGCGCCTCATCCACGCCCGAGGTACGACGGTGATCGTGGTGGAGCAGTCGATCAACGTCGCCCTCACGATCTGCGACCGGGCCGTCTTCCTCGAGCGGGGTCGGGTCCGGTTCGACGGGCCCACTGCCGCGCTGGTGGAGCGCCCCGACCTGTTGCGGGCGGTGTTCCTCGACGTGCCGACCGCGAAGGCAGACATCGCCCCGGCCCGCGCGCAAGCGCTGGCCACCTCGTCCGTGGGCGACGTCGCGCTAGAGGGCCGGGCCCTCTCGAAGAACTACGGCGGTATACGGGCCGTCGGCGACCTGAGCCTGGCCGTGCACGACGCCGAGATCCTCGGCCTCATCGGTCCCAACGGCGCCGGAAAGACCACCGTGTTCGATCTGTTGAGCGGGTTCACCCCACCCGACAGCGGAAGGGTGCTGATGGGCGGGGTGGACATCACCAGCTGGAGCCCCGAGCGACGAGCTCGGGAAGGCATGGGCCGCTCGTTCCAATCGGCCCGGTTGTTCCCAGCCCTCACCGTGCGCGAGACGGTGGCCGTGGCGTCCGACCGTCACCTCGACGTTCGTGATCCATTGTCGAGCGTCCTCGCGCTGCCCGTGGCCCGGGACGCCGAACGGGCTATGTGGTCGCGAGTCGACGAGCTGCTCGAGCTCACCGGGCTGGTCGCCTTCGCCGACTCGCTCCTCTCGGAGCTGTCGACCGGCACCCGACGCATCGTCGACATCGCCTGCGGCCTGGCCGCGGGACCTCGCGTGCTGCTTCTCGACGAGCCGGCGACGGGCATCTCCCTCCACGAGACCGAGCGCTTGGGACCGCTCCTCCGCTGGCTGCGCGACACCACCGGGACGGCGCTGCTCCTGGTGGAGCACGAGCTCGGCCTGGTGTCGGAGGTCGCCGACCGCCTCGTCGCCATGGAGGCCGGCTCCGTCGTCGCCTCTGGTCCCCCGGCGGAGGTCGTCGCCCACCCGCGCGTCGTCGCGTCCTATCTCGGCACCGAGCGCTCCGTCGACACCACTCCGGAGTCGGCGGCTCGGTCACTACTCGGCTCGACCGACCCGCACATCAGGGGCGACGAGTGAGCACCCCGGCGCCGCGGTCAACAGGCTGGCTGCTCCGCCGGTATGGGCCTTTCGTGGCCATTGCGTTGGCCCTGGCGCTGGTGATCGGGCTGGCCCCCACGACCACCCCCTCGCGAACCAGCGTGTTCTCGGGCTACAACCCGGGCTCACCCGGGAGCCAACCTGGGGCGGGTCCGTCCCCCTCGGCCGTCGCCGGCGCGCCGGTCGACTGCTCCCGACAGTCACTCCTCGGGGCCAGCGCGGGTTGCAAACCGGGATGGAGCGGAGCCAACAACGGCGGGGCCACGTACAAAGGCGTCAGCCCCTCGAGTGTGAACCTCGTCTTCTACCAGGCCCCGTCGAGCCAGCAGCTCAACTCCATCACCCAAGCCGCCGGCCAGACCTCGTCGCAGTCCCTCGAGGACCACACCATCAACGTGTACGCCGAGTTCTTCAGCCGCTACTACCAGACCTATGGGCGTCACGTGAACGTCGAGATCTTCAACTCCCAGGCCCAGCTCGGCGACTCCGCCGGGGCTCGAGCCGACGCGGTGGCGACTGATCAGCAGTACCACGCCTTCGTTGGCGTGGGCAGCTCCGATGTCGGCGGCACGAGTGACACCTACCTGGACGAGACCTCCCGGCGGGGCATCGTCAACATCGCCGGCAACGCCCTGCCGCAGAGCTTCTACGCCGCCCACGCGCCATTCGTGTTCGGCATGCTCCCCAGCACCGACACGTCCGACGCCATGGTGGCCGAGTACATCGCCAAACGCCTAGGGACCCACAGCCGGGCCCGGTTTGGCGGGGCCGACAGCAACCCTCCGGTCAACGGGCAGCCCCGCCGCTACGGGATCCTGTACCCGACCACCAATCTCGACGGCACCCCCAGCATCTACTCCCGTGTGGGCGACGACCTCAGCAGCCGCCTGGCCAAGGAGGGGATCCCGACAGCGACCAAGATCGGCTACGCCCTCGATGTCAACACCGCCGAGACCCAGGCGATCAACGCGGTGCAGCAGATGAAGGCGGCCAAGGTCACCACGGTCGTCTGCCTGTGTGATCCGTTCTCGCCGATCTTCGGAACGAAGGCAGCGACCGAGCAGGGGTACTTCCCCGAGTGGCTCCAGACGGGCTACCTGCTGGGCGACAGCGACTTCTTCGCCCGCCAGTACGACCCCCGGCAGTGGGCGCACGACTTCGGCGTCAGCAGCCTGCCCGTCGCCCAGGCGCCCCAGGCGAGCCAGTGGTGGAAGGCGTACAAATCGATCGACCCCACCACCGACCCCCCGCTCGATGCGCCTCTGGACTTCTACAGCCTGCTGCTCGCCTTCTCCGGCCTGGAGGGGGCGGGCCCCAGGCTCGATCCCCGCACCTTCGCCGACGGGATGTTCCGGATCCGTCTCCTCTCCAACTCGCCCTATGTGCCCAGCTTCTTCTACCGGACGACGGACTACGGGGGCATCAAGGACGCCCAGGAGGTGTGGTGGGATCCCAAGGCCGTGGCGCCCGATGGCCAGCCCGGGCACTACCAGTCCGTCGACGGAGGTCACCGCTACCTCCTCGGGCAGTGGCCGGCCACGCCCACCGCCGTGTTCGACCCCCGTTGCCTTCCCCTGGGCAGCTGCGCGGCGCCCAACGCACCCTGAGGGCCAACTCAAGCCGCCCCCCGCCCGTAGCGCGTCATGACCCGCCACTCCGTCGTCCTCGCGAGTCGGCCGGCCCGATACGTCCCGCGACTGACGCGCGCGACCCGACCCCGCCCGTGCTCGTACGCGAGCGCGTCGGCGAGGGCCTTGCGGGGATCGGAACCGAGGACCCGCCAACCCCTGACCTCGATGCCCGTGAGAACCTCTGCCACCGTCAGCGGCCTGCCGGCGAGCACGAGCACGGCCATCGCCGCCTGCCGGAGGTTATGGCCGCGAAGGTCTCTCGACCCCGCCTGCCAGTAGGGCACCGAGCTCAGCATGTGCCGACCGTATCGCCGGGGTGTATCGGTTGGTCTCCTCGCGCACACTCCTCCCGTTCCACCTTTGGTCGATAGCAGCTCCGTGCTGCCCGCTTGTCGACGCCATGTGGAACAACTGCGTCCGCACCTGCGGTGCCGGCCCGGTTGGCCGGTCCTTCCGCCGTCCTCGTATTCCACATCTGGTCGAAAGGGGCGTCGCGTACCACCAGCAACCCGCCCTCTTTCGACGTGTTGTGGAACACGAGCGTGGACCCGCGTCCGCCGCCTGCGGGGATGCACAAGAGTTAGCCCGACCTTCCACGTCGGCTCGTTCCATATGTGGTCGAAAGCAGCGCCTCGCAGGGCCAGCGACGCGCCCCCTTTCGACGAGAGGTGGAACGGATGCAACTCCCCGCCGCTAGGGTGCCGGCGTGCCAAGGCTGCGAGCGGTGCTCTTCGACTTCGGCGATACCTTGTTCGGCCGGACGGGTGCCCACCGAGCCATCGTCCAGGCCGCTCAGAGCCTCGGGGTGCAGGTCGATGACAGCACGGCCCGGAAGCTGTGGGCCGAGATCCAGGAGCGAGCCAGCACCCCGGAGGAGCTGTCCAAGGGCCGAGACCTCTCCCCCGAGGCCCACCGGGCGTGCTGGACCGCCCTCTACTCGCGTCTCGATGTCCTCGTCGGCGGGCTCAGCGAGGCGATGTACGAGCGCGAGAGCAGCCCGTTCGGCTGGGAGCCGTTCTCAGACGCCGAGACCACTCTGCGAGGTCTGCGCTCGGCCGGCGTGCCTGTCGGCGTGGTGAGCGACACCGGCTGGGACATCCGCCCGGTGTTCGCCGCCCACGGCCTCGACCAACTGGTCGACGTGTTCGTCCTGTCGTGCGAGCACGGTGTGGCCAAGCCGGCACCGCGACTGTTCGAGGCCGCGTGTGACGCGCTTCGGGTGGCTCGGCCGGCGACGCTGATGGTTGGCGACAACCCGCTGACCGACGGCGGCGGCGTCCGAGCCGGACTGCCCGTGTACCTCCTCCCTCCGGCCGATGACAACCGCGACCGCGGTCTCGACGCCGTCCTGAGCCTGATGGGCGTGGCGGCGGCCACCGCCGACTCCCGGCCCTCGGCCTCGTGACCTAGAGGACGACGACCGAGCGGAGCACCTCGCCCCGGGTCATCCGGCCCAGGGCTTCCTCGACGTCCTGGAGACCGATCGTCTCCGATACGAACCCGTCGAGATCCAACCGTCCGCTCAGATAGAGGTCCACCAGCATCGGGAAGTCCCGCGTCGGCAGGCAGTCGCCGTACCACGACGACTTGAGCGCGCCCCCGCGCCCGAAGAGCTCGATCATCGGCAGCTCTACGTTCATCGTGGGGTCGGGGACGCCCACCTGCACGAGCGTGCCAGCCAGGTCCCGCGCGAAGAAGGCCTGGCGGTAGGTCTCGGGCGATCCCACCGCCTCGATGACGACGTCGGCGCCCGCACCTCCGGTGAGCCGTCGCACCGCCTCGACGGGGTCCTCACGTGACGCATCGACGGTGTGGGTGGCTCCGAACCGCCGGGCCCATTCAAGCTTGCGGGTGTCCACGTCGACTCCGATCACCTCCCGGGCTCCGGCCAGCGCCGCCCCGGCGATGGCCGCGTCGCCGACGCCACCGCAGCCGATGACGGCGACCGCGTCTCCCCAACGCACGCCACCGGTGTTCACCGCGGCCCCGAAGCCCGCCATCACCCCGCAGCCGATCAACCCGGCTGCCTCCGGACGCGCCGCGGGATCGACCTTGACGGCCTGACCCGCCGCCACGAGGGTGAGCTCGGCGAGGGCCCCGATGCCGAGCGCCGGCGTGAGCACCGTTCCGTCCGTCAGGGCCATGGGCTGGCTGGCGTTCCGGCTGGCGAAGCAGTACCAGGGCCGACCACGACGG belongs to Acidimicrobiales bacterium and includes:
- the metE gene encoding 5-methyltetrahydropteroyltriglutamate--homocysteine S-methyltransferase codes for the protein MLSNVSGFPRIGDHRELKVATERYWNGEVSEDELRRVAQDIRRRNWLFMRDAGVDLVPSNDFSLYDQVLDTIALVGAVPPRYGRTAGAVELDTYFAMARGRQSAGVDAIATEMTKWFDSNYHYIVPELSTDTEIGLSSSKPFDEHGEAVALGIDTVPVLVGPLTMAVLARSPGGGELDRLALVERLVEVYGQVLARLGAQGARWVQLDEPVLVGDRSPAELGALQGAYRRLADVSGRPSIVVKTYFGDVGGAYPVLSGLPVEGIGLDFVRGAANAELIGERGGLGDKTLFAGVVDGRGVWINDLGASIDLMRRLQERAGDVVVSTSCSLQHVPVDLEAETRLDAEILSWLAFARQKVREVVLLARGLDRGVEAIATELAANEEALRSRRTSPRTVDAGVRERLASLTGSERRAGDYPSRRERQRRILGLPTFPTTTIGSFPQTREVRRARAAHRRGELSDEAYERQMQDAIEGVIRFQEEAGLDVLVHGEPERNDMVQYFAEQIDGYSSTENGWVQSYGSRYVRPPILYGDVKRSGPMTLRWTAYAQSLTERPVKGMLTGPVTMLLWSFVRDDQPLADTCRQLALAVRDEIADLEDAGVRVIQVDEAALREGLPARREAWPEYLAWAVECFRLATSGASDDTLLQTHVCYSEFGDIVEAIDELDADVALLWCARAGMRLLDDLRGHGYAREVGPGVWDIHSPRVPSAGEMADEIRAAVKRLGAERLWVNPDCGLKTRGWDETRASLRNMVEAAHTLREESGEA
- a CDS encoding ATP-binding cassette domain-containing protein, with protein sequence MSRTGDPGLTWRPPAVLDHPAVRAGASTVGAALVLVAVFHFLLPRQVPYGILLYGLVTGSTYSLIAIGLILVYRANRIINFALAEIGVFGAVLFENLIRASGWPWAAALVVGVLTAAAAGLVLELGLARRFFTSSRLVLSVATIGMAQLLAFGEYAVGQAFAGSPASAGLRTPLSDLHFRVTGVVFDGNTVLLIAAVPFVAVALGAFLRRTDLGVATRASAENTERAALLGIPVRRLATLAWVLAALLAGLATVLRSPVVGIVSGSTLQGPTLLLRALTVAVLARFEDVRVAIVAGLAVGAIEQGLYYAYGGSTVSDVVFVGLIIAALLLQGRRRERSEHSQATSWEAIDNVRPLATWQRRLPAVRWGRLAVWAAVAAVVVTVPTALTPSRVFLASDVLVFAMVAVSLVVVTGWSGHISLGQFGLVAIGAAVAARLSADLHWDFLLALVLGGGAGAVVSMLLGAAAFRIRGFLFAVTSLGFAVAVGSFFLNARFFPYLLPTHRPERPVLFGRFDLNGELAYFYFSLAVLVLLVLAAAVLRRTRTGRVLIAMRDNDRAARSFGISRVSSQLMAFAVSGFVAGVAGGVLAAHDHAVSVSAFSPAASIAVFSMAVIGGVGSLLGAVLGAVVVRGATLSLTAQWAQLATGLGLLLVLLVLPGGLGRAVFSARDALIRRLGGGPALHPLPAFERDEPPEPPAAAPTVTAPPAPTSGRPVLVCRSLDASFGPVQILFGVDLEVAEGEMLALLGTNGAGKSTLLRTVAGAVPVTGGAVVFHGEDITRTPPERTSGMGIVTVPGGRGTFPGLSVAENLRVAGWLHRRDPDHLTRSLAQALELFPVLAERLSQTAGTLSGGEQQMLTLAQALMARPTLLMIDELSLGLAPAVVEQLVQTLRLIHARGTTVIVVEQSINVALTICDRAVFLERGRVRFDGPTAALVERPDLLRAVFLDVPTAKADIAPARAQALATSSVGDVALEGRALSKNYGGIRAVGDLSLAVHDAEILGLIGPNGAGKTTVFDLLSGFTPPDSGRVLMGGVDITSWSPERRAREGMGRSFQSARLFPALTVRETVAVASDRHLDVRDPLSSVLALPVARDAERAMWSRVDELLELTGLVAFADSLLSELSTGTRRIVDIACGLAAGPRVLLLDEPATGISLHETERLGPLLRWLRDTTGTALLLVEHELGLVSEVADRLVAMEAGSVVASGPPAEVVAHPRVVASYLGTERSVDTTPESAARSLLGSTDPHIRGDE
- a CDS encoding HTH domain-containing protein, which translates into the protein MLSSVPYWQAGSRDLRGHNLRQAAMAVLVLAGRPLTVAEVLTGIEVRGWRVLGSDPRKALADALAYEHGRGRVARVSRGTYRAGRLARTTEWRVMTRYGRGAA
- a CDS encoding HAD-IA family hydrolase; the protein is MPRLRAVLFDFGDTLFGRTGAHRAIVQAAQSLGVQVDDSTARKLWAEIQERASTPEELSKGRDLSPEAHRACWTALYSRLDVLVGGLSEAMYERESSPFGWEPFSDAETTLRGLRSAGVPVGVVSDTGWDIRPVFAAHGLDQLVDVFVLSCEHGVAKPAPRLFEAACDALRVARPATLMVGDNPLTDGGGVRAGLPVYLLPPADDNRDRGLDAVLSLMGVAAATADSRPSAS
- a CDS encoding S-(hydroxymethyl)mycothiol dehydrogenase; this translates as TKGGATMASTVRGVVAPKKGAAVSIERVVVPDPGPGDVVVRVQACGVCHTDLHYREGAINDDFPFLLGHEAAGQVESVGEGVHNVAPGDYVVLAWRAPCGDCRSCRRGRPWYCFASRNASQPMALTDGTVLTPALGIGALAELTLVAAGQAVKVDPAARPEAAGLIGCGVMAGFGAAVNTGGVRWGDAVAVIGCGGVGDAAIAGAALAGAREVIGVDVDTRKLEWARRFGATHTVDASREDPVEAVRRLTGGAGADVVIEAVGSPETYRQAFFARDLAGTLVQVGVPDPTMNVELPMIELFGRGGALKSSWYGDCLPTRDFPMLVDLYLSGRLDLDGFVSETIGLQDVEEALGRMTRGEVLRSVVVL